In Candidatus Defluviibacterium haderslevense, the following are encoded in one genomic region:
- a CDS encoding cytochrome B6, giving the protein MATFFLVGLVFLMAFTVSNTDGGFAEIMKKMKSEKGGIMKKQQNVLSERYDLSNNVSDLQMSGKRKFTQKGIRVKLSQGTTWSQLAAMRPEEIKEKGLWPKGFYPLPHPNHPEGGMLFPQSHINEIKKQEGRDLTRFDLDFDLPEHFLPEFPAPIFLTTRPDLGDVSQGQLVTIKNYYDIFDSILNPKQLEGLRLLVTPFPQQQFNATSDRRSEIASLGVTCFDCHTNGNSNGATHLVGDIRPQEFRHRLDVPTLRGLNIQQLFGSQRALKTIEDFTEFEQRAAYFDGDITLAAKKGMNILDRGSQVHFMSEFQALLDFPPAPKLDIYGRLDPEKATKSELNGEKLFFGTAKCGTCHQAPYYTDNLMHNLQVERFYKPQMINGMMASADGPIKTFPLRGIKDTPPYMHDGRLLTLEDVVEFFNLVQGIKLTTLEKQDLVAFIKTL; this is encoded by the coding sequence ATGGCAACATTTTTCCTAGTTGGCTTGGTATTCCTAATGGCATTTACGGTAAGCAATACTGATGGTGGCTTTGCTGAAATCATGAAGAAAATGAAATCAGAAAAAGGCGGCATAATGAAAAAACAACAAAACGTACTAAGCGAAAGGTACGACTTAAGCAATAACGTGTCTGATCTACAGATGTCTGGAAAAAGAAAGTTTACCCAAAAAGGCATCCGGGTAAAACTTTCTCAAGGCACTACCTGGAGTCAACTTGCAGCCATGCGACCTGAAGAAATTAAAGAAAAAGGATTATGGCCAAAGGGATTTTATCCTTTGCCGCACCCAAATCATCCTGAAGGTGGAATGCTGTTTCCCCAATCTCATATTAATGAAATCAAAAAACAAGAAGGGCGCGATCTGACCAGATTCGACCTTGATTTTGACCTACCAGAACATTTTCTTCCGGAATTTCCTGCACCTATATTCCTTACAACCAGACCTGACTTAGGGGATGTTTCACAAGGACAACTGGTGACCATCAAAAATTATTATGATATATTTGATAGTATACTTAATCCTAAGCAATTGGAAGGATTACGTCTGCTTGTCACCCCATTTCCTCAGCAGCAATTCAATGCTACCAGTGATCGTAGATCGGAGATTGCCAGCCTTGGAGTGACCTGTTTTGATTGTCATACGAATGGGAACTCTAATGGTGCTACACATTTAGTTGGTGATATTCGCCCCCAGGAATTTCGTCATCGCTTAGATGTACCCACTTTAAGAGGCTTAAATATTCAACAGTTATTTGGGTCTCAGCGCGCATTAAAAACCATTGAGGATTTTACGGAATTTGAACAGCGTGCAGCTTATTTTGATGGAGATATTACTTTAGCTGCTAAGAAAGGTATGAATATCTTAGACCGTGGTAGTCAGGTTCATTTTATGAGTGAATTTCAAGCTTTGCTGGATTTTCCTCCGGCACCTAAATTAGATATCTACGGAAGATTGGATCCCGAAAAAGCAACAAAATCTGAACTCAATGGAGAAAAATTATTTTTTGGAACAGCGAAATGTGGCACCTGTCACCAAGCACCATATTATACCGATAATCTAATGCACAATCTGCAAGTAGAGCGCTTCTATAAGCCCCAAATGATTAACGGCATGATGGCTTCAGCTGATGGCCCAATTAAAACCTTCCCTTTAAGAGGAATTAAGGATACGCCACCTTATATGCATGATGGTCGGCTTTTGACACTGGAAGATGTTGTGGAGTTTTTTAATTTGGTACAAGGTATTAAACTAACAACCCTGGAAAAACAAGATTTAGTGGCTTTTATAAAGACATTGTGA